A DNA window from Bradyrhizobium barranii subsp. barranii contains the following coding sequences:
- the plsY gene encoding glycerol-3-phosphate 1-O-acyltransferase PlsY, translating to MGLEAFLPVAFVIGYLLGSIPFGLVLTRLAGTQDIRSIGSGSIGATNVLRTGRKSLAAGTLLLDALKGTVAVVIAGYIAGPDAAMVAGLGAFLGHLFPVWLKFKGGKGVAVYIGILLGLFWPGAIVFCLLWLATAFTTRYSSLSALVAAFITPIFLWWFGHLALASLFAALTLLLFYAHRENIKRLQSGKESRIGEKA from the coding sequence ATGGGGCTTGAAGCCTTCCTGCCGGTGGCCTTTGTCATCGGCTACCTCCTCGGCTCGATTCCGTTCGGGCTGGTCCTGACCAGGCTCGCCGGCACGCAGGATATTCGCTCGATCGGCTCCGGCAGCATCGGCGCCACCAACGTGCTGCGCACGGGACGCAAGAGCCTTGCCGCGGGCACCCTGCTGCTTGACGCGCTCAAGGGCACGGTCGCGGTGGTGATCGCCGGCTACATCGCGGGACCCGATGCCGCCATGGTGGCCGGGCTCGGCGCCTTCCTCGGCCATCTCTTCCCGGTCTGGCTGAAGTTCAAAGGCGGCAAGGGTGTCGCCGTCTATATCGGCATCCTGCTCGGCCTGTTCTGGCCCGGCGCGATCGTGTTCTGCCTGCTTTGGCTCGCCACCGCCTTCACCACCCGCTACTCCTCGCTGTCCGCGCTGGTGGCGGCGTTCATCACCCCGATTTTCCTGTGGTGGTTCGGGCACCTCGCGCTCGCATCGCTGTTCGCCGCGCTGACGCTGCTCTTGTTCTACGCGCATCGCGAGAACATCAAGCGACTGCAATCCGGCAAGGAAAGCCGGATCGGCGAGAAGGCCTAG